The Thioclava sp. GXIMD2076 region GACCGTGATCCCAGAACTCGCTCTCGCCGCCGAACCCGCGCAGCTTGATCATCGACAGGGCAAAATCGAAGCCATAGCTTTCGGCCTTCTGCACGATCTGCTTGTTCAGCTCGAAGCTGGGCATGTATTGCGGCGAGGTCTTCGAGATGAGCCAGCCATTGTTGTTGATCGGGGTGAAGACGCCGATATCCATGGAAATTCTCCTGTTGGTATGACTTTGTCCGTACCTTGGCAGGAGGAGGCGCTCTTGACTAAAGCATAATTTTGAGGGGCTCGGTTCAAAAAACTCAGCCACCCGGATAACAGGCCTGCGATGGAGCGCAGGCCGGCCCCCATGCGCCCCGTTCAGGTCGAGGACAGCGTCGAGGAATAGGAGAATTTCTCGGCCGGATAATATTGCACCGCATATTCCAGAAGCCTGCGCCCCGAGCCGTAATAGCGCCGCGTCATCTTCACGCAATAGCTGCCCGCCGGATAACCCAGATGGGTGGCGATCTCCTCGCTCATAGGCACCGCGCGGATATCCTGCCGGATCTCTTTTACACGGTCGCCACCCGCAGCCTCGATCAGGGTGAAAAGCGCGATATTGAGGCTGTCATGACCGTCGAGGACCGGTTTGTGGCTGGGCGAGATATAGGCCTCGTTATAGCACAGGACCGTCTCCTCGCCCTGATTATATCTTTTGCCTGCAATATGATAGAACCTCTTCCCCGAACGCACCCCCATCTCGGTGGCTAAGGCTCCGCGCGCGGTGACCTCGGCGCGTTCGGAAATCTGCCAGATCGTTTCGCGCGCAAAGTCGAAGAGCTCGGCACGCGAGTTCGCAGAGAATCGTGCGCGCCAGTCGGAGGGCGGCTCCTCGACCCGGGTGCCCACGCCCTTGCGCGCCGATAGAAGCCCGCGCTGGCGTAGCTCGCCGATCGCCTGACGTACGGTCTGGCGCGACACCCCGAAACCTGCCGCCAGTTCGGTTTCTGTCGGCAGGAGCGAGCCCACCGGATAGGTGCCGGCGCTGATTTCGCCGTGCAGATGCCGTGCGAGCTGCTGATAGAGCGGTGCGGTTTCCTCGAATTTCAGCGCCATCTCTTCCCCTTGACCCCGATGCCAAAAATAATCTTCATAAGTACGGACAATCGGCAGGGTCAATAGACCTGCCATCCTCTTCTGTCGGACCAGTGTCATATAAGCGGAGCTTTCATGCCATCCCCAAATCTGCAATTGATCGGCCGCCCAGCCTCGCCAGAGGAGCAGGCGCTTCAGGATATCGAGCGCGAAAGGCTCCGGCAGGGGGTTATGGACCACCCGCTGATCCGCCAGCAGCCCGAGGGTGCTCAGACCGCTCTGGTCGCGGTGGATCCGCAAGGGGGGGCGCTATGACCGCGCAGACAATCGCGCAGCAGATGGGCGCACGGCTCGAGGCCGGTGATGCGGAAGCGGTTACCCGAGCCGCCCTGAAACTCGCGCAGACCGAAGACACAATCTTCGTGCGCACCGAGCCCGAGGCCGCCCTCGCGCAGGCGCGGACTTGTGATGTGCTCGCGGCAAGGGGGCAGGCCATGGGGCCGCTGCATGGTGTGACGCTGGCGCATAAGGATATGTTCGACCGTGCGGGGCAGGTGACAGGCTTTGGCGCCCATCCCGATGCGGCGCGTGCGGCGACAGGCACTTCGACCGTTCTGGCGCGGCTCGATGCGGCGGGCCAAGTCGATCTGGGACGGCTCACGATGTCGGAATTCGCCATGTCGCCCACGGGGCAGAACGCTCATTGGGGTGTGGCGCGCAACCCGCGTATTCCGGGGGCCGTGCCGGGCGGCTCGTCCTCGGGGTCGGGAGCGGCGATTGCCGCGGGCCTCGTGCGCGCGGCTTTGGGCTCCGATACGGGCGGCTCGATCCGTCTGCCTGCGGCTTGTTGCGGGGTGGTGGGCTTCAAACCCACCAAGGGCCGCGTGCCGGTGACCGGGGTGATGCCGCTCAGCTATACGCTCGATTGCGTGGGACCACTGGCCGCAAGTGTCGCCGAGGCGCGTCTTGTGCTGTCAATCATTTCGGGCGCCGACGGGATCGATCCGGTCTGCGCGGACCGGCCCGCGCCCCGCGCCTATGCCCGCAGCCCGCAAAAGCTGCGGATCGGGTTTGATGCCAGTGCCTATACGGCGGGGATCGCACCAGAGATGGCCGAGGGCTTGCGCCGGTTGAAAGCGCTCCTGCAGGATCTTGGGCATGGGATCGTGGACCTCGATCTCTCACTCCTTGATACGCTGGGGGAGGCGTCCAATGTGATTGCGATGTCGGAGGCAGCCGCCGTCCATGCCGACCGTCTGGCCGTCGCCGCGGAGCGCTACGGCCCGCAAGTCCGCTCGCGGCTTCTGCAGGCCGAGGCGATGCCGGGCTATGCCTATGTCCGGGCGATGCAGATCCGGCTGAAGGCGCAGCAGCAGGTGAACCAAGAGGTATTCGGTAAGGTTGATCTGTTCATTCTGCCGACACTTATCGGCCTGCCGCCCATGGCCGATGCGGTCAATATCAGCGCCGATCCGAAAATGGCCTCGCTGATCGGGTCTATGGGAAAATACACCCGCCCGCTCAATCTTCTGGGGCTGCCCGCGCTCAGCCTGCCGGGCCATGAGGCCGAGGGCCTCCCTTATTCGGTGCAGATCGTAGGACCTGCATGGTCCGAGGATCTGATCGCCGATCTTGGTCAGCAGGTAGAAACAGTGCGCGCATAATACAGAGTGTCTTTGATGGCCCCGCAGACCGTCTCTCGCGGGGCCATCGTATTTTGCTCCTGCTGATCTCTGGTCATGGACCCTTCCGTCCATCGATGCGAGAACTTCTATGCGGCGCGCGGGGAGCGGAGACTAGGAAGAGTGTCGCCGTGAGTGTCGGGTTTGACCGGAAAAAGCGATGTAGCGGCGCTTTAAGGCCTCGGGTTCAAGAGTGCCGATATCACCCGATGCAACAGACCCCCGAAACATGCTGCGGCCGATGGAAACCGCGTGTAGGCAAAGCTGACTCTGCCCTGAATTGAGCCGCTACACCTGAAAAACTGCGTAATTACGCGGCCAACTATATTTTGTCGACAATATACGGTTGTTCTTATTGTGCGGACATATGCACAGATATTTGATGGGAAAAGATTTGAAACCGATGCTCATTAAAGGATCCGATCATGCGCAAAAGAGTTCCACTCAATGCGATCCGTGCCTTCGAAGCCGTTGCGCGTCATGCATCGGTGGCTAAGGCGGCCGAGGAACTTTGCGTAACCCCCACTGCGGTCAGTCACCAGATCAAGCTGCTGGAGGATTTCCTACAGACCGAACTGTTCTTGCGCAGAAATAGCCGGATCTATCTCACGAGCGAGTCGAGCGCGACATTGTCCAAGATCTCGCAGGCGCTGGATCTGATCGACGATTCCGTGCGCACCCTCGGGGGAACGCAGGAAAACCTCCATGCGCGGTTGACAGTGGGGGCCTCGACCTCGTTTGCCTCCTTCTGGCTGATGCCACGATTGCGCAAGTTCATTGAAAGTGTTCCCGAGGTCGATTTGTGCCTTCATACCTTCATCAGCCGCAAGGAAGCCGAGACGCAGGACTCGGACCTGCGGATCTGCAACTGGCAGAGCCATCTCGACTGGAAGATCGAGCCGCTGATGGAAGAAGAGAACCTGCCTGTCTGCACGCCCGAATTGGCGCGCCGCTATGGCAATGATCCGGCAAAGCTTCTGGCCAATGCACCGCTGATCCATGTGGACCGCTCGCATCTGGGGTATGAGGGGAACTATCCCGACTGGTCGCGCTATCTCGAGGAATACGGCATCCAGCGACCCGATGTGATGAATGGCCCCCGCTTCAATCAGGCAGGCACCGCGATCGAGGCGGCCCGCGCGGGTGTGGGATTGTTGCTGGGCCGCTCGCTTCTGGTCGAGCAGTTCATCGATAATGGCGAGCTGGTCATGGCGGCGGAATGCTATCCCGAGCGCAGTCCCTATTATCTGCTCTCCTCGTGGAAGACCACGCAGAACGACGCCATGCGCCAGTTTCGCGACTGGATCGTCGAGGCGGTGTCCAGCAGCCGGATGGTGCATGCGCTCTGATCACCCAGATCAAGGGAGAGGGACGTGTTGAAGAATATTTCAGGCCAGCGCTGACAAATGGTCGTTCCCGCATACCGTGCCCGACGTGGTTCACTGGCTCCACGCTTTGGAGGAAATGTCCCATGTCCCGAGACCCGTTGAGCCTGATGACCGTAACCGAAGATGTGGCAAGCGGATCGCGTCTGATCCGCGATATCGCCGAGGATTGTCTTGATCTGATCTCGCTGGGCGAGCCGCGGATCGGGGCATTCTCACATCTGTCACCCGCCGATATCCGGCGCGAGGCGGACCGGCTGGATGGCGCGCCCAAAGGTCCGTTGAGCGGCCTGACGGTCGCTGTGAAGGATGTGATTGCCACGAAGGATATGCCCACGGGCTTTGCCAATGCCCGCTACGAAGGAGTGCGGACGGGGTGGGATGCGCCTTGCGTCGATGTGCTCCGGCAGGCGGGCGCGCTGATTCTCGGCAAGACGGTCACCACCGAATTCGCCGCCACCGCCCGCGGCGGCAAGACCCGTGATCCGCGCGATCCCGCGCGTTCTCCGGGTGGCTCGTCCTCGGGGTCGGCCGCGGCGGTTGCGGCAGGGTTCTGTTCGGTGGCCATCGGCACACAGACCGGCGGCTCGACCATCCGGCCCGCCTCCTATTGCGGGGTCTGGGGCTGGAAGCCCTCGTGGCATGCCATCTCTCGCGAGGGGCTGAAGCAGTTCTCGGTCACGCTCGACACGGTCGGTTTCTACGCCCGCCATGCCGAGGATCTGGAGGCGCTGGCCGAGGTTTACCGCCTCGACCCCGCACCGCCCGTCTCCAGCCTCAGCGGACTACGGATCGGCCTGTGCAGGACACCCGTCTGGGACAGGGTCGACGCGCCCATGCGCGAGGCATTGGACGAGGCGGCCAAGCGGTTACGGCTGGAAGGGGCGGAGGTGATCTCCTTCGAGCTGCCGCGCAGTTTCGACACGCTTCCCGCGACCCATGGCAAGATTCTCGCGCGCGAGGGTAGCACGTCTTTCCTCAACGAGGCGATGGCGCAGGGCGAGGCGCTGCACGAGCAGTTCCGCACGATGGTCGCGACCCGTGGCGGGCTGACTGCCGCCGAGCTGCGCCGCGCCTATACCGAGGCCGATACCGCCCGCGCCGTCTTTGACGAGATCATGGACGGGTTCGATGCGGTCATCGCCCCCTCCGCCACCGGCGAGCCGCCCCTCGGGCAGGCGCATACCGGTGATGCCATCATGAATTCCTTCTGGACGCTCCTGCATGTGCCGGTCGTGTCGGTGCCCGGTCTGCAATCTCCCGCCGGCCTGCCACTTGGCATCTCCTTCATCGGCCAGCGCTATACCGACCGCCGTCTGCTGAACATCGCCAGACTGGCGACCGAAGTGTTCCAGGCCGATCTCGCCTTTTCCTAAACCCCTCCCGAAGACATAAGACAGAAAGAACCGTAATGTCCGATTTGGCCGATAGTCCAGCCGCAACCGACCTGCCGATCATCGAGCTGGCCGACAAGCAATCCTTCCGTGACGGGATGTCCTGCCTTGTGGGGGCGGTCAATATCGTCACCACCGATGGTCCCGGAGGGCGCGCAGGCTTCACCGCGACCGCCGTCTGTTCGGTGACCGACGAGCCGCCGACGCTTCTGGTCTGCGTGAACCGCTCCAGCTCGGCCGCCCCCGCCTTCCTGCAAAACGACAGTATCTGCGTCAACACGGTCGGCCCGAAACATGCCGAGATCGCCATGCTCTTCGGCGGCAAGACCCCGATGCAGGAGCGCTTTGCCGATGTGGCATGGCGCAAGAGTGCCAGGACCGGCGCGCCGGTCCTCGACGAGACAGTCGCGACCTTCGATTGCAAGGTCTCCGCCCGGCAGGTGGTGGGCACCCATGAGGTGATCTTCTGTCAGGTCGTCGAGGCGCGCTCGGATGCAACCTCTCCCGCTTCCGCCTATTTCGGGCGCAAATTCCACGAGTTGAGCGCATGATTATCACCGCACCTCCCGCCCCTGCAGGGCTCGCTGCCACTCGTGCATTGGCCGCCTCGCGCCCCGTGATCGTCACCGGCTGTCAGGGCGGGGCCTTCGTGCTGATTGCCGCGCATGACGCCGATGCAAACTGGATCAACATCATGGCCCGCGATGCGCGTGGCCTTGTGGGTATGGTGATGCCGCTCGGGCATGCGCAGGGTCTGGGGCTGGAGCTGCAGCCCCAACGCGGGGGCCGCAACGCGCCGCTCTATACCCAGTCGATCGAGGCGACTATCGGGATCTCCACGGGCATCTCGGCCAAGGACCGTGCCTGCACGATTGCGGCGGCCACAACCGGCGCGCCCGATGCGGTGGTCAGCCCGGGCCATGTCTTCCCGCAGGTGCCCAATGGCTGCGCGGACGGGCAGGCCGATATCGCGCTCCGTCTTCTGGGTGATGCGGGGCTCGCGCACTTGGGCGTGATCTGCACGATCCTCGATAGTAAGGGGCGCGATGCTGGGCCCGAGACCGTAGCCGCGCTGGCTGCGGATCTCGACGCCGAGATTATTGCTGCAAGCGACCTCATGTGATCTGGCATGCGGGGTTTCGGGCGGCTAGGCTGCTGGCCGAAACCCCTTCCGGAGCGCCCTCATGGACAAGCCGCTTGTTGTGATGATCAACCCCAACAGCTCGACTGTCACAACGGCCCGGATGGTTCATATCGGGCAGGGGATGCTCGGGGATCGGGCGATTGCCCTCGAGGGACGCACGGCCAGCACCGGCCCCGCGATGCTGACCACGCCGGAGACCCTCACCGCCTGCGAGGCACAGGTTCTGGCGATGGCCGAGGCGTTGCCGCCCCGTGCGGGGATCATCGTCTCGGCCTTTGGTGATCCGGCAATGGACAGGCTCCGCGCGCAGCATGATGGCCCCGTTACGGGGATCGGCGAGGCGAG contains the following coding sequences:
- a CDS encoding amidase, with the protein product MTAQTIAQQMGARLEAGDAEAVTRAALKLAQTEDTIFVRTEPEAALAQARTCDVLAARGQAMGPLHGVTLAHKDMFDRAGQVTGFGAHPDAARAATGTSTVLARLDAAGQVDLGRLTMSEFAMSPTGQNAHWGVARNPRIPGAVPGGSSSGSGAAIAAGLVRAALGSDTGGSIRLPAACCGVVGFKPTKGRVPVTGVMPLSYTLDCVGPLAASVAEARLVLSIISGADGIDPVCADRPAPRAYARSPQKLRIGFDASAYTAGIAPEMAEGLRRLKALLQDLGHGIVDLDLSLLDTLGEASNVIAMSEAAAVHADRLAVAAERYGPQVRSRLLQAEAMPGYAYVRAMQIRLKAQQQVNQEVFGKVDLFILPTLIGLPPMADAVNISADPKMASLIGSMGKYTRPLNLLGLPALSLPGHEAEGLPYSVQIVGPAWSEDLIADLGQQVETVRA
- a CDS encoding flavin reductase; the encoded protein is MSDLADSPAATDLPIIELADKQSFRDGMSCLVGAVNIVTTDGPGGRAGFTATAVCSVTDEPPTLLVCVNRSSSAAPAFLQNDSICVNTVGPKHAEIAMLFGGKTPMQERFADVAWRKSARTGAPVLDETVATFDCKVSARQVVGTHEVIFCQVVEARSDATSPASAYFGRKFHELSA
- a CDS encoding GntR family transcriptional regulator — its product is MALKFEETAPLYQQLARHLHGEISAGTYPVGSLLPTETELAAGFGVSRQTVRQAIGELRQRGLLSARKGVGTRVEEPPSDWRARFSANSRAELFDFARETIWQISERAEVTARGALATEMGVRSGKRFYHIAGKRYNQGEETVLCYNEAYISPSHKPVLDGHDSLNIALFTLIEAAGGDRVKEIRQDIRAVPMSEEIATHLGYPAGSYCVKMTRRYYGSGRRLLEYAVQYYPAEKFSYSSTLSST
- a CDS encoding amidase, with the protein product MSRDPLSLMTVTEDVASGSRLIRDIAEDCLDLISLGEPRIGAFSHLSPADIRREADRLDGAPKGPLSGLTVAVKDVIATKDMPTGFANARYEGVRTGWDAPCVDVLRQAGALILGKTVTTEFAATARGGKTRDPRDPARSPGGSSSGSAAAVAAGFCSVAIGTQTGGSTIRPASYCGVWGWKPSWHAISREGLKQFSVTLDTVGFYARHAEDLEALAEVYRLDPAPPVSSLSGLRIGLCRTPVWDRVDAPMREALDEAAKRLRLEGAEVISFELPRSFDTLPATHGKILAREGSTSFLNEAMAQGEALHEQFRTMVATRGGLTAAELRRAYTEADTARAVFDEIMDGFDAVIAPSATGEPPLGQAHTGDAIMNSFWTLLHVPVVSVPGLQSPAGLPLGISFIGQRYTDRRLLNIARLATEVFQADLAFS
- a CDS encoding 3,4-dihydroxy-2-butanone-4-phosphate synthase, with translation MIITAPPAPAGLAATRALAASRPVIVTGCQGGAFVLIAAHDADANWINIMARDARGLVGMVMPLGHAQGLGLELQPQRGGRNAPLYTQSIEATIGISTGISAKDRACTIAAATTGAPDAVVSPGHVFPQVPNGCADGQADIALRLLGDAGLAHLGVICTILDSKGRDAGPETVAALAADLDAEIIAASDLM
- a CDS encoding LysR substrate-binding domain-containing protein — protein: MRKRVPLNAIRAFEAVARHASVAKAAEELCVTPTAVSHQIKLLEDFLQTELFLRRNSRIYLTSESSATLSKISQALDLIDDSVRTLGGTQENLHARLTVGASTSFASFWLMPRLRKFIESVPEVDLCLHTFISRKEAETQDSDLRICNWQSHLDWKIEPLMEEENLPVCTPELARRYGNDPAKLLANAPLIHVDRSHLGYEGNYPDWSRYLEEYGIQRPDVMNGPRFNQAGTAIEAARAGVGLLLGRSLLVEQFIDNGELVMAAECYPERSPYYLLSSWKTTQNDAMRQFRDWIVEAVSSSRMVHAL